A window from Pseudomonas sp. Tri1 encodes these proteins:
- a CDS encoding GNAT family N-acetyltransferase, translating to MNIRRLRAGDAQAYRELMLQAYALHPQAFTSHFNERAALPINWWESRLTSRFDVLLGAFVESELVGIVGLALESREKARHKAMLFGMYVTATHCHRGLGFQLVQAALDEARRHSFLRLVQLTVTAGNDPAVKLYQRCGFVLYGLEPMAIRVGDEYLDKIHMWLEL from the coding sequence GTGAACATTCGACGGCTGCGGGCGGGCGATGCCCAGGCGTATCGCGAGCTGATGCTCCAGGCTTACGCGCTTCACCCGCAGGCCTTCACCTCCCATTTCAACGAACGGGCGGCGCTGCCCATCAATTGGTGGGAGTCGCGCCTGACCAGCCGGTTTGATGTGTTGTTGGGGGCGTTTGTCGAGAGTGAACTGGTCGGCATTGTCGGGTTGGCCCTGGAGTCTCGGGAAAAGGCCCGGCACAAGGCAATGCTGTTCGGCATGTACGTCACCGCTACCCATTGCCATCGGGGGCTCGGTTTCCAACTGGTACAGGCCGCCCTCGACGAAGCCCGTCGCCACAGCTTTTTGCGCCTGGTGCAACTGACCGTCACCGCCGGCAACGACCCGGCCGTCAAGCTCTACCAGCGCTGCGGTTTCGTACTGTACGGCCTCGAACCCATGGCGATACGGGTGGGCGATGAATACCTCGACAAGATCCACATGTGGCTCGAGCTCTAA
- a CDS encoding LysE family translocator encodes MIPLPDLLVFAAAALLMVLTPGPNMIYLISRSICQGRKAGVTSLLGVVAGFFVHMFAAAVGLTAVFLAVPVAYEVLKWAGALYLLWLAWQAVKPGARSPFEAQQLPADSTRKLITMGFLTSALNPKIAVFYLSVFPQFISPEHGSLFTQSIILGLTQISVSFSVNLLIALFAAGIASWFVHNPTWLAAQRYFMGFVLGALALRLMLEQRRSA; translated from the coding sequence ATGATTCCATTGCCGGACCTGCTGGTTTTTGCCGCCGCGGCGTTGTTGATGGTGCTCACGCCCGGCCCGAACATGATCTACCTGATTTCCCGTTCGATCTGCCAGGGCCGCAAGGCCGGCGTGACTTCCTTGCTAGGGGTGGTGGCCGGATTTTTCGTGCACATGTTCGCCGCGGCGGTGGGGCTGACGGCGGTGTTCCTGGCAGTGCCGGTGGCCTATGAAGTGTTGAAATGGGCCGGCGCGCTGTACCTGCTCTGGTTGGCTTGGCAGGCCGTGAAGCCCGGGGCGCGTTCGCCTTTCGAGGCCCAGCAACTGCCTGCGGACTCGACGCGTAAGTTGATCACCATGGGTTTTCTTACCAGTGCCCTGAATCCAAAGATCGCGGTGTTTTACCTCTCGGTGTTCCCGCAATTCATCAGCCCGGAACACGGTTCGCTGTTCACCCAGAGCATCATTCTGGGGCTGACCCAGATCAGCGTCAGTTTCAGCGTCAACCTGCTGATTGCCCTGTTCGCCGCCGGCATTGCCTCGTGGTTTGTCCACAACCCTACCTGGCTGGCCGCCCAGCGTTACTTCATGGGGTTTGTGCTGGGTGCACTGGCGTTGCGCCTGATGCTTGAGCAACGGCGTTCGGCGTGA
- a CDS encoding NUDIX domain-containing protein: protein MTTSLIRIAAALLIGPDGHTLLVRKRGTRAFMQPGGKIEAHEQPVQALARELEEELGLTIDPAQARYLGLFSAPAANEPGFTVQAEVFLLSIDVPVSPAAEIEEVRWIDPAGDSDLVLAPLTGEVILPFYRATHLVTC, encoded by the coding sequence ATGACCACTTCCCTTATCCGCATAGCCGCCGCCCTGTTGATCGGGCCTGACGGTCATACCCTGCTGGTGCGCAAGCGCGGCACTCGGGCCTTCATGCAGCCGGGTGGCAAGATCGAGGCCCATGAACAACCGGTCCAGGCCCTGGCGCGGGAGCTGGAAGAGGAACTTGGCCTGACGATCGACCCGGCACAAGCCCGTTACCTGGGCCTGTTCAGCGCCCCAGCCGCCAACGAGCCGGGTTTTACCGTGCAGGCCGAAGTGTTTTTGCTGAGTATCGACGTCCCGGTGTCTCCTGCTGCTGAAATCGAGGAAGTGCGCTGGATCGACCCGGCCGGCGACAGCGATCTTGTGTTGGCGCCATTGACAGGCGAGGTGATCCTGCCGTTTTATCGAGCCACACATCTCGTGACCTGCTGA
- a CDS encoding HD domain-containing phosphohydrolase: MEDQSPDVPVNKPTVLLVDDEESILNSLRRLLRSQPYEILLADSGAKALEILKERPVDLVMTDARMPNMDGATLLAQIRKLYPSTLRILLTGYADVEMMTKAINEGQLYRYLSKPWNDEELVQALRQALAHQHSESERQRLEALNREQNQQLKTLNATLEKRVASRTSELQQTADMLDLAYDELKRSYVTSTEVFSLIANLRLPKAKQTNRQIIELIRVYSRLHFLDESTDRDLTMAAALYNIGKLSWTDNMMVTPADMLHHTELELYRAYPKQSESLLMTLDPMKDAARIIRHHQERWDGSGFPEHLKGEAIPFGSRLLKLAVDFIELQRGLILERQMNSDEALVYIRKYAGKLYDPDMIEDFIKACGEYLDDVTLSDPTVQVMNTRELVAGMVLARNLNADNGMLLLNAGKVLSGPLVEKLIAFEAMEGARYSVFVKIPEEADPAVPKPILG, translated from the coding sequence ATGGAAGATCAATCGCCGGACGTTCCGGTCAATAAACCCACGGTGCTGCTGGTCGATGACGAAGAATCGATTCTCAATAGCCTTCGTCGGCTGCTGCGCAGCCAGCCGTATGAAATCCTGCTGGCCGACAGCGGTGCCAAGGCCCTGGAAATCCTCAAGGAGCGGCCGGTCGACCTGGTGATGACCGATGCGCGCATGCCGAATATGGATGGCGCCACGTTGCTGGCGCAGATTCGCAAGCTCTATCCGTCGACCTTGCGCATCCTGCTCACCGGTTATGCCGATGTGGAAATGATGACCAAGGCCATCAACGAGGGGCAGCTCTATCGCTACCTCAGCAAGCCCTGGAACGATGAGGAACTGGTCCAGGCCCTCCGGCAGGCCTTGGCCCACCAGCATTCCGAAAGCGAGCGCCAGCGTCTCGAAGCGCTGAACCGCGAACAGAACCAGCAACTCAAGACCCTCAACGCCACCCTGGAAAAGCGCGTGGCTTCGCGCACCTCCGAGTTGCAGCAGACCGCCGACATGCTCGACCTGGCCTATGACGAGCTCAAGCGCAGTTATGTGACCAGCACCGAAGTGTTTTCCTTGATCGCCAACCTGCGCCTGCCCAAGGCCAAGCAGACCAACCGGCAGATCATCGAGTTGATCAGGGTCTACAGCCGGCTGCATTTTTTGGATGAATCCACCGACCGCGACCTGACCATGGCCGCGGCGCTGTACAACATTGGCAAGCTGAGCTGGACCGACAACATGATGGTCACGCCCGCTGACATGCTGCACCACACTGAACTCGAGCTGTACCGCGCCTATCCGAAGCAGAGTGAGTCACTGCTGATGACCCTGGACCCGATGAAGGACGCGGCGCGGATCATCCGCCATCACCAGGAGCGCTGGGACGGTAGCGGTTTCCCCGAACACCTCAAGGGTGAGGCCATTCCGTTCGGTTCGCGGCTGTTGAAACTGGCGGTGGACTTCATCGAGCTGCAACGCGGCTTGATCCTCGAACGGCAGATGAACAGCGACGAGGCACTGGTCTACATCCGCAAATACGCCGGCAAGCTGTACGACCCGGATATGATCGAGGACTTCATCAAGGCCTGTGGCGAATACCTGGACGACGTGACCTTGTCCGACCCGACGGTGCAGGTCATGAACACCCGCGAGCTGGTGGCCGGCATGGTCCTGGCGCGCAACCTCAACGCCGACAACGGCATGCTGCTGCTGAACGCCGGCAAGGTCCTGAGCGGTCCATTGGTGGAAAAACTCATCGCCTTCGAAGCGATGGAGGGGGCCCGCTACAGCGTGTTCGTCAAAATTCCCGAGGAGGCGGACCCTGCGGTGCCGAAGCCGATTTTGGGCTGA
- a CDS encoding EAL domain-containing protein: MSLPMEKGNRRILIVDDTPTIHEDFRKILSPQVTSEDSLSSAEEALFGAPVAVSAQSFVLDSAFQGMEALNKVESALAQGQPYAMAFIDMRMPPGWDGLETIERLWRADPKLQVALCTAYSDYSWEDISERLDLGDRLLILKKPFDAIEIRQMASALTVKWQMTEDAALKMDMLERAVEERTRELADANIIVQNSPTILYRLRGEPPFPLMYISHNITKFGHVASQLISSPDWAQILIHPDDQGKVQEAMVRVLDRDTAGASIEFRMRTGDDNFRWVENRYIPVRNEQGLLLEVEGIILDITERKLAEEKIALLARTDGLTGLANRATMVERLHQAFAAARRGAARFAMFYLDLDHFKRINDTLGHPIGDLLLQEVAMRIKGCTRENDVVARLGGDEFAILQLDVHEATHCAALAAKIRDTLVAPYSLDGNDVRISVSIGIALYTPQSLSADSLMAQSDMALYRSKEKGRNQYHFHNEEINQEVTDRVALANDLRQALENNELQLHYLPEVDLGTGKILGMGVQVRWNHPQRGWLEPAAFMPAAEKTGIIVGLGHWVLDQACQQMRQWRDQGMAPPVIAIDLSLTQLKTGPELIYDVLRTTARWELAPWDLRFDVTEATLAQTKWTHNDVLPRLCELGVQIAIDDFGTEYSSFDYLKTYRVNHLKLAQRFLDSANDDPENAVTLRAIINFAKDVGIGIIAEGVETQEQRSTLMSSGGAMQAQGHYFSTVVDSGQAAELLKAGTIVPVTDHWTRPASQLSESNP; the protein is encoded by the coding sequence ATGAGCCTGCCGATGGAGAAAGGCAATCGGCGGATCCTGATCGTCGACGACACCCCGACAATCCATGAGGATTTCCGAAAGATCCTCAGCCCCCAGGTGACCAGCGAAGACAGCCTGAGCAGCGCCGAAGAAGCCCTGTTCGGCGCGCCGGTGGCGGTTTCCGCCCAGAGTTTCGTGCTCGACTCGGCTTTCCAGGGCATGGAAGCCCTGAACAAGGTGGAGTCGGCGCTGGCCCAGGGGCAACCCTACGCCATGGCCTTCATCGACATGCGCATGCCGCCGGGCTGGGATGGCCTGGAAACCATCGAGCGGCTGTGGCGTGCCGATCCCAAGCTGCAAGTGGCCCTGTGCACCGCCTACTCGGACTATTCCTGGGAAGACATCTCCGAGCGCCTGGACCTGGGCGACCGCCTGCTGATCCTGAAAAAACCCTTCGACGCCATCGAGATCCGCCAGATGGCCAGCGCCTTGACCGTCAAATGGCAAATGACCGAAGACGCGGCGCTGAAAATGGACATGCTCGAACGGGCGGTGGAAGAACGCACCCGGGAACTGGCCGACGCCAACATCATCGTGCAGAACAGCCCGACCATTCTCTATCGCCTGCGGGGCGAGCCGCCGTTCCCATTGATGTACATCTCCCACAACATCACCAAGTTCGGCCATGTCGCATCGCAACTGATCAGCTCGCCGGACTGGGCGCAAATCCTGATCCACCCTGACGACCAGGGCAAAGTCCAGGAAGCCATGGTGCGCGTCCTGGACCGTGATACGGCGGGGGCTTCCATCGAGTTCCGCATGCGCACCGGCGATGACAACTTCCGCTGGGTGGAAAACCGTTACATACCGGTGCGCAACGAGCAGGGCCTGTTGTTGGAAGTGGAAGGCATCATTCTCGATATCACCGAGCGCAAGCTGGCCGAAGAAAAAATCGCCCTGCTGGCCCGCACCGACGGTCTGACCGGGCTGGCCAACCGCGCCACCATGGTCGAGCGCTTGCACCAGGCCTTCGCCGCCGCTCGCCGGGGGGCGGCGCGGTTTGCGATGTTTTACCTGGACCTGGACCACTTCAAACGCATCAACGATACCCTGGGCCACCCCATCGGCGACCTGTTGTTGCAGGAAGTCGCCATGCGCATCAAGGGCTGTACCCGGGAAAACGACGTGGTGGCACGCCTGGGTGGCGACGAGTTCGCCATCCTGCAGCTGGATGTCCATGAAGCGACCCATTGCGCTGCGCTGGCGGCCAAGATCCGCGACACCCTGGTGGCGCCCTACTCCCTGGATGGTAACGACGTACGGATCTCCGTGAGCATCGGCATCGCCCTGTACACCCCCCAGAGCCTGAGTGCCGATAGCCTGATGGCGCAGTCCGACATGGCCCTGTACCGCTCCAAGGAAAAGGGCCGCAACCAGTACCATTTCCACAATGAAGAAATCAATCAGGAGGTCACGGACCGCGTCGCCCTGGCCAACGACCTGCGCCAGGCCCTCGAAAATAACGAGCTGCAACTGCACTATCTGCCGGAAGTCGACCTGGGCACCGGAAAAATCCTCGGCATGGGTGTGCAGGTACGCTGGAACCACCCGCAGCGAGGTTGGTTGGAACCGGCGGCGTTCATGCCGGCGGCCGAGAAAACCGGGATCATCGTCGGTCTCGGTCATTGGGTACTGGACCAGGCCTGCCAACAGATGCGCCAGTGGCGCGACCAGGGCATGGCGCCTCCGGTGATCGCCATCGACCTGTCCCTGACCCAACTCAAGACCGGCCCGGAACTGATCTACGACGTGCTGCGCACCACCGCGCGCTGGGAACTGGCGCCGTGGGACCTGCGTTTCGACGTCACCGAAGCGACCCTGGCCCAGACCAAATGGACCCACAACGACGTGCTTCCACGCCTCTGCGAACTGGGCGTGCAGATCGCCATCGATGATTTCGGCACCGAGTATTCCTCGTTCGATTACCTCAAGACCTACCGGGTCAACCACCTCAAGCTCGCCCAGCGGTTTCTTGACAGCGCCAACGACGATCCCGAGAACGCCGTGACGTTGCGGGCGATCATCAATTTTGCCAAGGATGTGGGTATCGGCATCATCGCCGAAGGCGTCGAGACCCAGGAGCAACGCTCCACGTTGATGTCCAGCGGCGGGGCGATGCAGGCCCAGGGGCATTACTTCAGCACTGTGGTCGACAGCGGCCAGGCCGCCGAACTGCTCAAGGCCGGCACCATCGTCCCGGTAACGGACCACTGGACTCGGCCTGCGAGCCAGCTATCGGAGAGCAACCCATGA
- a CDS encoding EAL domain-containing protein: MNPMSVPANRRILVVDDTPAIHQDFRKILSSPVNSDDSLDDTESLLFGTPQINRLQFQIDSAYQGEEALELVKRAQAEGQPYALVFADMRMPPGWDGLQTIEQLWKADPRLQIALCTAFSDYSWETMSERIEFDDQLLILKKPFDTLEIRQMASAMTWKWQLAQDAARKMRSLERTIEERVQELLKVSHLLQYDVLTELPNSMLLGDRLTQAMAQCRRHDRQLAVMFIGLDRFKRVNNALGHPVGDEMLKRVARALSTVVRESDSVFRYGSDEFVVIVGDIVDAQQTKGVAEKLLAAISMPQPIDGHDLSVTASLGISVYPTDGFDAVALIKKAETAMRNVKENGPNDYRFFTEDMNRRARHQQTIESGLRLALQRKEFVLHYQPKLDLTSGKVVGVEALVRWNRPNHGLVFPSDFIPVAEDSGLIVPLSQWVLQEACQQACRWQAQGMRALYLSVNISAIDFRQRGFVEGIARTLKETGFDPTQLELEITESVLMQNIDTTVATLKAIKHLGIRLAIDDFGTGYSSLSYLQKFPVDVLKIDQSFVGDLSIDSNDAKLVSTIISLGKSLNLHIIAEGVETREQLEFLKIHQCEEAQGYYFSKAVEPQAFLEWVTEWETRQNPFS; this comes from the coding sequence ATGAATCCCATGTCGGTACCCGCCAACCGGCGGATCCTGGTGGTGGACGATACGCCGGCGATTCACCAGGACTTTCGCAAGATCCTCAGCTCCCCTGTCAACAGCGATGATTCACTGGACGATACCGAGAGCCTGCTGTTCGGCACGCCCCAGATCAACCGGCTGCAATTTCAAATCGACTCGGCCTACCAGGGCGAAGAAGCGCTGGAACTGGTCAAGCGTGCCCAGGCCGAAGGCCAGCCTTATGCACTGGTATTCGCCGACATGCGCATGCCCCCGGGCTGGGACGGCCTGCAAACCATCGAGCAACTGTGGAAAGCCGACCCGCGCCTGCAGATCGCCCTGTGTACGGCGTTCTCGGATTACTCCTGGGAAACCATGTCCGAGCGGATCGAGTTCGATGACCAGTTGCTGATCCTCAAGAAACCGTTCGACACCCTGGAAATACGCCAGATGGCCAGCGCCATGACCTGGAAATGGCAATTGGCCCAGGACGCGGCGAGAAAAATGCGCAGCCTGGAACGCACGATTGAAGAACGCGTCCAGGAACTGCTCAAGGTGTCCCACCTGCTGCAATACGACGTGCTCACCGAACTGCCCAACAGCATGTTGCTGGGTGATCGCCTGACCCAGGCCATGGCCCAGTGCCGCCGGCATGACCGGCAACTGGCGGTGATGTTCATCGGCCTGGACCGCTTCAAGCGGGTCAATAACGCGCTGGGGCATCCGGTGGGCGACGAAATGCTCAAGCGGGTGGCCCGGGCACTGTCAACCGTGGTGCGTGAGTCCGATTCGGTGTTTCGCTACGGTTCCGATGAATTCGTGGTGATCGTGGGGGACATCGTCGACGCGCAGCAAACCAAAGGCGTGGCCGAAAAACTCCTGGCGGCCATCAGCATGCCCCAGCCCATTGACGGCCATGACCTGAGCGTCACCGCAAGCTTGGGGATCAGCGTGTACCCGACCGACGGTTTCGATGCGGTGGCGCTGATCAAGAAAGCCGAGACAGCAATGCGTAACGTCAAGGAAAACGGCCCCAACGACTACCGTTTTTTCACCGAAGACATGAACCGCCGGGCCCGGCACCAGCAGACCATCGAATCCGGCTTGCGCCTGGCGCTGCAACGCAAGGAGTTCGTGTTGCACTACCAACCCAAGCTTGACCTGACCAGCGGCAAAGTGGTCGGCGTCGAAGCGCTGGTGCGCTGGAACCGACCCAACCACGGCCTGGTTTTCCCCTCGGATTTCATCCCGGTGGCCGAGGACAGCGGGCTGATCGTGCCGCTGAGCCAATGGGTGCTCCAGGAAGCCTGCCAGCAGGCCTGCCGTTGGCAAGCGCAGGGCATGCGAGCGCTCTACCTATCGGTCAACATCTCGGCCATCGATTTTCGCCAGCGCGGCTTCGTCGAAGGCATCGCACGCACGCTCAAGGAAACCGGCTTCGACCCGACACAGTTAGAACTGGAGATCACCGAAAGCGTGCTGATGCAGAACATCGACACCACCGTCGCCACCCTCAAGGCCATCAAGCACCTGGGGATACGGCTGGCCATCGACGATTTCGGCACCGGCTACTCAAGCCTGAGCTACCTGCAAAAGTTTCCGGTGGACGTGCTGAAGATCGACCAATCCTTCGTTGGCGACCTGAGCATCGACAGCAACGACGCCAAACTGGTGAGCACCATCATCAGCCTGGGCAAGAGCCTGAACCTGCACATCATTGCCGAAGGCGTAGAAACCCGTGAGCAACTGGAGTTCCTGAAGATTCACCAGTGCGAGGAAGCCCAAGGGTATTACTTCAGCAAGGCAGTGGAACCGCAAGCCTTCCTTGAATGGGTGACTGAATGGGAAACACGCCAGAACCCGTTCTCATGA
- a CDS encoding cytochrome c peroxidase, producing MASHGLILAFGLFLGSSVAAHAAPLDEPLKPLPPVPSLDPKRVQLGLRLFNDPRLSVNNTLSCASCHRLDRGGADDKPFSLGFDGKPVEVNTPTVFNAALNFHQFWDGRVDTLEDQVHAVVTSPTEMGNTWETVVKRIAEDPGYAKDFKDAYPDGVTKLNIQASLADYERTLLTPNSRFDQYLLGNTDILTPREKFGYQRFKEYGCITCHQGVNIGGNMFQKFGVMGDYFKDRGNPSRADEGRFNVTGDEADRQVFKVPSLRNVAVTAPYFHDASASTLEHAVEVMFKYQLGREPMKNDTELIVEFLKTLTGEREGKPL from the coding sequence ATGGCATCACATGGACTGATTCTGGCTTTCGGCCTGTTCTTGGGATCAAGCGTGGCCGCCCATGCTGCGCCGCTGGACGAACCTCTCAAACCGCTGCCGCCTGTTCCATCATTGGACCCCAAGCGCGTCCAGTTGGGCCTGCGGCTGTTCAATGACCCGCGCCTGTCGGTCAACAACACCCTGTCCTGCGCCAGCTGTCATCGCCTGGACAGGGGCGGAGCCGACGACAAGCCGTTTTCCCTGGGTTTTGACGGTAAACCGGTGGAGGTCAATACGCCTACCGTGTTCAACGCCGCCCTGAATTTTCATCAATTCTGGGATGGCCGCGTCGACACCCTGGAAGACCAGGTGCACGCCGTGGTCACCAGCCCCACGGAAATGGGCAATACCTGGGAAACGGTGGTCAAGCGCATCGCCGAGGACCCGGGTTATGCCAAGGATTTCAAGGATGCGTACCCCGACGGCGTAACCAAACTCAACATCCAGGCGTCCCTGGCCGATTACGAACGCACCCTGCTGACCCCCAACTCGCGCTTCGACCAATACCTGTTGGGCAATACCGACATCCTGACGCCCCGGGAAAAATTCGGTTACCAGCGCTTCAAGGAATACGGCTGCATCACTTGCCACCAGGGTGTGAACATCGGCGGCAATATGTTCCAGAAATTCGGCGTCATGGGCGATTACTTCAAGGACCGGGGCAACCCCTCCCGGGCCGATGAGGGGCGCTTCAACGTCACCGGCGATGAAGCCGATCGCCAGGTGTTCAAAGTGCCCAGCCTGCGCAACGTGGCCGTCACCGCCCCGTATTTCCATGATGCCTCCGCGTCGACCCTGGAGCACGCGGTGGAGGTCATGTTCAAGTACCAACTCGGGCGTGAACCGATGAAGAACGATACGGAGTTGATCGTCGAATTCCTCAAGACCCTGACCGGAGAGCGGGAGGGCAAGCCCCTATGA
- a CDS encoding DAHL domain-containing protein — protein MTLLRRAGLAFIGLLLASVLLFMYINSGAQQAASYIESRDLIRLLKQQDAIWDNEVLKARIALSHNYDPLVSPLHEMARLWQRLDAIESEPGRHASSAWETQRDEYLKAVKEKTRLVEQFKSHNAILRNSLHFLPTAEDDIQGQFARLPDTYRLELQNVAIDTYDLLLSSMEFAQLSTSDIAAEVLLGLNQLDVNKERLPEGLRNSVEILRRHIGVILREQPQVNALLLGIEAVPLADSLDTITNLLEKDQEKAAAKYQRNHVYLLVFATFLVLILIWLAIRLIRSFAEIKRVNNALQTANDELEQRVEERTRQLKDTQSELMDTARQAGMAEIATNVLHNVGNVLNSVNISADLVSRKLRTSKSLGLGKAMQLINEHPHDLGHFLTEDEKGKLLPGYLNQLVEAIALEQQSLTDELAQLSKSVDHIKDIVSTQQSYAGASSLLEPLVVSELLEDALRMNSGALTRHHVTVIKEYGDVPRIMGDKHRLLLILINLISNAKYAMAGISNHARNMTLKAAVIDGETLQISVKDEGEGIPEENMTRIFAHGFTTRKEGHGFGLHSCALAAIEMNGQLTAHSEGPGKGATFQLQVPLKLAEGEP, from the coding sequence ATGACACTCCTTCGTCGCGCCGGCCTGGCATTCATCGGCCTGTTGCTGGCTTCCGTCCTGCTGTTCATGTACATCAATTCGGGTGCCCAGCAGGCGGCCTCTTACATCGAATCCCGGGACCTTATCCGCCTGCTCAAGCAACAGGATGCTATCTGGGACAACGAAGTGCTCAAGGCGCGGATTGCCCTGAGCCACAATTACGATCCCCTCGTCTCGCCGCTGCACGAGATGGCGCGCCTCTGGCAACGCCTGGACGCCATAGAGTCGGAGCCGGGTCGCCACGCGTCTTCGGCCTGGGAGACCCAGCGCGACGAATACCTCAAGGCGGTCAAGGAAAAAACCCGTCTGGTGGAACAGTTCAAGTCTCACAACGCGATATTGCGCAACTCCCTGCACTTCCTGCCCACCGCCGAGGACGACATCCAGGGCCAGTTCGCCCGGCTGCCCGACACCTACAGACTGGAGTTGCAGAACGTTGCCATCGACACCTACGACCTGTTGCTCAGCAGCATGGAGTTCGCCCAGCTCAGCACCAGCGACATAGCCGCCGAGGTCCTGCTGGGTTTGAACCAGCTGGATGTCAACAAGGAGCGCCTGCCTGAAGGGCTGCGCAACTCCGTTGAAATCCTGCGCAGGCACATCGGGGTGATCCTGCGCGAACAGCCACAGGTCAATGCCTTGTTACTGGGCATCGAAGCGGTCCCCCTGGCCGATAGCCTGGACACCATCACCAACCTGCTCGAAAAAGACCAGGAAAAAGCCGCCGCCAAGTACCAGCGCAACCACGTTTACCTGCTGGTGTTCGCCACGTTCCTGGTGCTGATCCTGATCTGGCTGGCGATCCGGCTGATACGCAGCTTCGCCGAGATCAAGCGGGTCAACAACGCCCTGCAAACCGCCAACGACGAACTGGAACAACGGGTCGAGGAACGCACCCGCCAGCTCAAGGACACCCAGAGCGAACTGATGGACACCGCCCGCCAGGCCGGCATGGCGGAAATCGCCACCAACGTGCTGCACAACGTGGGTAATGTGCTCAACAGTGTGAACATCTCCGCCGACCTGGTCAGCCGCAAACTGCGCACCAGCAAGTCCCTGGGGCTGGGCAAGGCAATGCAGTTGATCAACGAGCATCCCCATGACCTGGGGCACTTCCTCACCGAAGACGAGAAAGGCAAGCTGCTGCCCGGTTACCTCAACCAGTTGGTGGAGGCCATCGCGCTCGAGCAGCAAAGCCTTACCGACGAACTGGCTCAACTGAGCAAGAGCGTCGACCACATCAAGGACATCGTCTCCACCCAGCAATCCTATGCCGGCGCCAGCAGCCTGCTCGAGCCGCTGGTGGTCAGCGAATTGCTCGAAGACGCTTTGCGCATGAACTCCGGCGCCCTGACCCGCCATCATGTTACGGTGATCAAGGAATACGGTGACGTGCCGCGGATCATGGGCGACAAGCACCGCTTGCTGTTGATCCTGATCAACCTGATCAGCAACGCCAAATACGCCATGGCGGGGATTTCCAACCATGCACGGAACATGACCCTGAAGGCCGCTGTCATTGATGGCGAGACCCTGCAAATCAGCGTCAAGGACGAAGGCGAAGGCATCCCGGAGGAAAACATGACACGCATCTTCGCCCACGGTTTTACGACCCGTAAGGAAGGCCACGGTTTTGGCTTGCACAGCTGCGCATTGGCGGCCATTGAAATGAACGGCCAGCTCACTGCCCACAGTGAGGGGCCAGGGAAGGGGGCGACGTTCCAATTGCAAGTGCCCCTGAAACTCGCAGAAGGTGAACCATGA